In the genome of Misgurnus anguillicaudatus chromosome 11, ASM2758022v2, whole genome shotgun sequence, one region contains:
- the c11h10orf71 gene encoding cardiac-enriched FHL2-interacting protein isoform X2, translated as MLEMSSLEKLHTGRGSMQGHGKFSDGFSDCGGSFMDDTDREVSNLTDRAFRSLCIGEEAIYNDTEFSSPTERHKAFGEEQQQKTESSYGVEQHGEVGAQSETALTFQHSYVDVTHQEQVFKAGSLSYTNNGSKEVTWQQGRSASRVSSLIKAFSSGECCLDRGAYDVIMAKDNYRDPGHESWDKSALLSIHRDLSEFSSGYHQNFMSGPFQTYRNHLYTSDVAAAVAQMDTAVMMKSSQSKFKALNSTNSFFHSEFSPFQLWEDYNRFPFESTKTPGFMPANEFPRWYDSPMYKELKDTHTIPNYSPCESRRFSQDIVQSQRSRSTVMQKAYAVEKRCESETASNCPPWKKSYNFVKNKLPSNRPSTVSPTNEKTCRPDSSLFGNTKVTQEFQHKVEKVVDSAQPSNVTPFNITQLLTPVIHNRQETETSEIQQTALTPSLSDYSPQGEADPKSLSDAKLLRDSYKTKASSLLFNLKDNRKRVKSTYSPTRFKGLEVTDRNKQPSKLEGRESRFSDLLSPETAQESFIEIDPWTSKNQIQEHSIAPFTPKNHVGAVVQSDNLTLTSPQIQNGARNYNFHHGSSQGHFLSLDLLTNTESTQRELSSHNLSTQDKSSVTSEGQLKDLSSTVSPSRPEIAKTHLPAHQTPEQRFRSSQNDPKQRQDYVRKTLLEYNQNEAVNEKSLWDQTGSVNSTDRETLTINGRCEAEPFGGEIASQIQMDKQKAIAKQYSPSTNNSCSVRKETYMQKVNEDIKLGRLVKEEDPTSRKTYSDTLVHDNQLNTFSKDNYQNKASPPKEGQAYRGLQKYTVQNDLTEMLHPEKDSHASSKRKTTQKTSEQRALYAPSDENKDPNVSHQQYIYEANKQWRIASVNEDKHIKDNAWTLEKTAEMLEHNGVKGKTSNRLSSAQQNMLQTTKVSQKELHANFALQDKVNKISDQNMARKEHQFGINDILAIRDNEHAKSIKEKNVSVGDLARTENPHNLIKNDTAEQKPNITEAIKGQEAQGYNVPDYSPAAGYLKKDLNNVNEGLANMNMDRKDKLMCKNNATGALTYKERGQSKQEILTSKLTAQAQKEILAIKEKGFGKRGIFARNTTKQSMSISSETAHDGQEGHTAKKEKEITADRLKHLFRDITYSSVTQHKEVIKTHNDHPAYGSPPSREQQSMESQEAIPTVASDKKSLATERLKDSLKHDRRPAGDEETSKETFTRNEQVKNIKTYQTDRITEETQIGTVGLKDINPKQQLAATSPFEAKLNTHLTPSVKTENYTSHNPPALHSENQTVQTEKSNLQAQYKYSEQVVTAPKDIYTIKKNDKSPAKSIEDQNANSGLNQTSQKSTDEHQDILGLDRSAPKVEKSTVHHNSGLTAAVDQSKNEPIKNSCGIKVSQMTSSSNDMMVQNGNPPAKLLTESAKSQLTAKPQTNTINPDEEQFKNGNYMHSSGLNPGMKATSSVETTENNTVTTNDRISPKTKDLETLESLVKDAEAAISKNNTTSKNDVKQNKTSPVKAVETTPEDKMLVSQSESETNKESLKQMPSDDANESLHEKENAKELRESASHTYKEDLLRSIEIACKEENPKSVKESQKVTPENTISNLHKVAKDSTELNTSIQHTVTTGEETTQKNNTDPVSMQNVDFTKNESHTEEEPAEEPMIFNIFVSSKTENPSNDEPMIFTICVSSTIHSDEQQNPVQEEDKSSAKTEICVIKVDSVEKDQDGNKSIDHRDTEVSLNINTKKESMVRNCEQPAQTSMENQDKPNESMDKHSKPTEKGNISTSNENLMAKLELPDRNHSHLNRSLASKEKSSDDINTQIHAEELRKTSDQQASLRETQLLKKNDIEIKQQANSSVKEQDCDIPSITVLSKMSEKQQITENDKLKLATCSRNDTLIPKNGEQQDHDTENIQAMKQSRRTGDSQLKDKKVEEQVRNTEKVQRLRKTENITGDVSTRKSPLKIEDVSLTAKEPAACSTKTAMTAEVLKTSISNATVAKHTLNTKLTETTGTGQTLSHATKKPQKVDNKDKSSDAFLVQNTITKDQKTYYAKQDYSTGTVQRHSVSATTKQSENTGNGQTLSHTTKKTQKVDSEDKSSDAFLVQNTIRKDQKIDYAKQDYFTGTMQKHPVLAKTKLSETTSTGQTLSYATKKPQRLDHEDKSSDTFLVQNNTSKDQKTEYDKQDDCTGTVQRHSVSAKTKQTETTSTGQTLSYATKKPQKVDNEDKRSDAFLVQNTITKDQKTEYANQDYCTGTVQRHSVSATTKHTETTGTGQTLSHATKKPQKMESEDKSLDTFLVQNNNSKDQKIDYAKQDYCTGTVQRHSVSAKTKQTETTSTMQALSHATKKPQKVDNEDKRSDTFLVQNIITKDQNFEYAKQDDCTGTVQRHSVSAKDAQVLQNIGKGDFEEKKANPDKSQAGFNTHNEITNRMKMVSKNGASTHVNNYLGKGSIIGEDVCAVVKRDQTSFEVPNIHLKDIRVPTNEVSPKQELIEDHRKRESQREMRRGVVTENMGNKDFTKQRNVQVKSPIAQNIWMDNMKETGEKTPKQKDYLGKEITPPKKDSLKRTSPPLKQEAVQKQERKASDKIQKEDSGILRPSGHLNNDGDLKVNENRSSFGEKKERNSETITDQHQSGRGLLEPKGNVSYASQQDKKSDVIPSKPEAAQRNKKVARPEISALADYARLRVISVENDTKETDILPKIDFYYSHDQSVRGLPQNSHGNVSFSDTGGEFKVEAHSVERQKGQNPKLLQFLQKNKETFSPQNPSKSAQPKLTAKESNTKPSFMEETNREVHHKISQSKNLHDENHLALQAEARSGHFRSRQVNHEKASENLSHSERQKSHLPLQAVSATVKTEQNPINTISPAREETEELQYYTVNALDSDVKLKETPKPPQDTSRSEPPSSLEKITHNKDGAHKFEEDINEDSSFLQSLSEYGKVQTTGPRSNSSSPAMGKPTMFKVKDNTIRTSSVTKTVKPCFHRSFSDDFSMGSPMEHLSGSEKGDEEHIQPVNSPIIHEPATASQWLSKSRETRLQSILPSAEFAAKQLKSHQRSQNLDEEDIRCVMSEDVVNVRAPYSPKIFREIHRNTYQRPASACYERPESSCYERPESACSDIRPLGKPPSVPPKTEKGLRRAQRLTTRRMKKAENKTTPENQEQLAPEPIRNVSTVPSSSSLSTHLPVQATPHLSHYSPESNFTTPMHGMVAQPFTMTQRKLLQDPNSGQFFMVDVPLAVKTKTFYDPETGKYVQLNIRPRSQSAHSHPTPVEVLNGPYMLYPGFLPVPAPSLPSIRPSSQLSAPATVTDDQLDPGTDVWKQTQQKYSINSRGHPESAYRSYEHIRDPSLNAQNNFGGSERRTDIITMSELEDFAMESA; from the exons ATGCTTGAAATGAGCTCCCTGGAAAAGCTCCATACAGGACGAGGAAGCATGCAGGGTCACGGCAAATTCTCGGATGGCTTTAGTGACTGCGGCGGCAGCTTTATGGATGACACGGACAGAGAAGTGAGCAACCTCACTGATCGTGCCTTCAGGAGCCTGTGCATCGGAGAAGAGGCCATATACAATGACACTGAATTCTCTTCTCCTACGGAACGCCATAAGGCTTTTGGAGAGGAACAGCAGCAGAAGACGGAAAGTTCATACGGCGTTGAGCAGCATGGGGAGGTGGGAGCACAGTCTGAGACGGCCTTGACATTCCAGCATTCCTATGTGGATGTAACCCATCAGGAGCAGGTGTTTAAAGCGGGAAGTTTGTCTTATACGAACAATGGCTCGAAGGAGGTGACGTGGCAGCAAGGCAGAAGTGCATCAAGGGTTTCCTCTCTAATCAAAGCCTTTAGTTCTGGAGAGTGTTGCCTGGATAGAGGGGCATATGATGTTATAATGGCAAAGGATAATTATAGAGACCCCGGGCATGAATCGTGGGATAAATCAGCTTTGTTAAGCATTCATAGAGATCTTTCCGAGTTCTCCTCAGGATACCATCAGAATTTTATGTCAGGCCCATTTCAGACTTACAGAAATCATTTATATACATCAGATGTGGCCGCTGCCGTGGCCCAGATGGACACAGCGGTCATGATGAAATCTTCGCAAAGTAAGTTCAAAGCACTGAACTCTACAAACAGTTTTTTCCACAGTGAATTCAGTCCCTTCCAGCTATGGGAGGATTACAACAGGTTCCCATTTGAAAGCACGAAAACGCCAGGTTTTATGCCAGCGAACGAATTCCCTAGGTGGTACGATTCTCCCATGTACAAAGAGCTAAAGGACACCCACACAATTCCAAACTACTCCCCGTGCGAAAGCAGGCGCTTCAGTCAGGACATCGTCCAAAGTCAGCGCTCCAGGTCCACGGTCATGCAAAAAGCTTACGCCGTCGAGAAAAGGTGCGAATCTGAGACGGCCTCAAACTGTCCGCCCTGGAAGAAAAGTTATAACTTTGTAAAGAACAAACTTCCGAGCAACCGGCCCTCCACCGTCTCACCGACTAATGAGAAAACATGTAGGCCAGATTCTAGTTTGTTTGGTAACACCAAAGTTACACAAGAGTTTCAACACAAAGTTGAGAAAGTTGTTGACAGCGCCCAGCCTAGCAATGTGACACCATTTAACATCACTCAGCTTCTCACACCAGTGATTCACAATAGACAAGAAACAGAAACGTCTGAAATCCAACAGACTGCACTCACTCCCTCCCTTTCGGATTATTCCCCTCAGGGTGAAGCTGACCCGAAATCTCTGTCTGATGCGAAACTTCTGCGTGACAGTTACAAAACCAAAGCTTCAAGTTTGCTCTTCAACCTTAAAGACAATCGAAAACGAGTCAAAAGCACATACAGTCCCACTAGATTTAAAGGTTTGGAGGTAACAGATCGAAACAAGCAGCCCTCCAAGTTGGAAGGACGTGAATCCAGATTTTCAGATCTTCTATCCCCAGAAACAGCTCAGGAGAGTTTTATAGAAATAGACCCATGGACTTCCAAAAACCAAATCCAAGAGCACAGCATAGCCCCCTTCACCCCTAAAAATCATGTCGGTGCCGTCGTACAAAGTGATAATTTGACTTTAACTTCCCCTCAAATTCAGAATGGAGCTCGTAATTACAACTTCCACCATGGAAGTTCACAAGGTCACTTTCTCAGCCTAGATCTGCTGACTAACACAGAAAGTACTCAGCGTGAGCTCTCATCACACAACCTTTCAACACAGGATAAAAGCTCGGTGACTTCAGAAGGTCAATTAAAAGACCTCAGCAGTACTGTTAGTCCTAGTAGACCAGAAATAGCAAAGACTCACTTACCAGCACATCAAACACCAGAGCAGAGATTTCGTTCGAGTCAAAATGATCCAAAACAAAGACAGGACTATGTGAGGAAAACACTTTTGGAGTACAACCAAAATGAAGCTGTTAATGAAAAAAGTCTGTGGGACCAGACTGGTTCTGTAAATTCCACAGACAGGGAAACTTTAACTATCAATGGTAGATGTGAAGCAGAGCCGTTTGGGGGAGAAATAGCATCGCAGATTCAAATGGACAAACAAAAAGCCATTGCCAAGCAGTACTCGCCCTCTACCAACAACAGTTGTTCTGTTCGAAAGGAAACTTACATGCAAAAAGTCAATGAGGACATAAAACTGGGTCGACTTGTAAAGGAAGAAGACCCAACATCCAGGAAAACCTATAGTGATACACTTGTTCACGACAACCaattaaacacattttcaaAGGACAACTACCAAAATAAAGCATCTCCACCAAAGGAAGGGCAAGCATATAGGGGTTTACAAAAATACACCGTCCAGAACGATCTTACAGAGATGCTGCATCCAGAAAAAGATTCACACGCATcttctaaaagaaaaacaacacaaaagacatcTGAACAGAGAGCTCTGTATGCACCTTCAGATGAGAATAAGGATCCAAATGTTTCTCATCAGCAATACATTTATGAGGCAAACAAACAGTGGCGCATCGCATCTGTGAATGAAGATAAGCATATTAAAGACAATGCATGGACATTAGAGAAAACAGCAGAGATGCTGGAACATAATGGTGTCAAGGGTAAAACATCCAATAGGTTGTCAAGCGCACAGCAAAACATGCTACAAACAACAAAGGTGAGCCAAAAGGAGTTGCATGCAAATTTTGCTTTACAGGATAAAGTAAACAAAATCTCTGATCAAAATATGGCTAGAAAAGAACACCAATTCGGCATCAATGATATTCTTGCCATAAGAGATAATGAGCATGCAAAGAGTATAAAGGAGAAGAACGTTTCTGTTGGTGATCTGGCAAGAACTGAAAATCCACACAATCtaataaaaaatgacacagcTGAGCAGAAACCAAACATAACCGAGGCAATAAAAGGGCAAGAGGCTCAGGGCTACAACGTACCAGACTATAGCCCAGCAGCTGGATATCTGAAAAAAGATCTTAACAACGTAAACGAAGGCCTGGCAAATATGAACATGGACAGAAAAGACAAACTGATGTGCAAAAACAATGCGACAGGAGCACTTACTTACAAGGAAAGAGGCCAAAGCAAACAAGAAATACTGACATCAAAATTGACAGCACAAGCTCAGAAGGAAATATTAGCAATAAAAGAAAAGGGATTTGGAAAACGAGGCATTTTTGCAAGAAATACAACAAAACAGAGTATGAGTATTAGCAGTGAAACAGCACATGATGGTCAAGAGGGTCATACTGcgaagaaagaaaaagaaatcaCAGCAGATAGGCTAAAACATTTGTTTCGGGATATCACTTATTCGAGTGTAACCCAACATAAAGAAGTTATTAAAACACACAACGATCATCCGGCATATGGATCTCCCCCATCAAGGGAACAGCAATCCATGGAATCTCAAGAAGCCATTCCGACTGTAGCTTCGGATAAGAAAAGTTTGGCTACAGAAAGGCTGAAGGACTCTTTAAAGCATGACAGACGTCCGGCTGGTGATGAAGAGACAtcgaaagaaacatttacaagaAATGAACaagtgaaaaatattaaaacctaCCAGACAGACAGAATCACAGAAGAGACACAAATAGGTACAGTAGGCTTAAAAGATATAAATCCTAAGCAACAGCTAGCAGCCACATCACCCTTTGAGGCAAAGTTAAATACACATTTGACACCATCAGTCAAGACAGAGAACTACACATCCCATAATCCACCTGCACTCCATTCTGAAAATCAAACGGTGCAGACTGAAAAGAGTAATCTTCAAGCTCAATATAAATACTCTGAACAAGTTGTGACTGCACCTAAAGATATCTATACTATCAAAAAGAATGACAAGTCTCCAGCTAAAAGCATTGAAGATCAAAACGCGAACAGTGGTTTGAATCAAACCTCTCAAAAGAGCACTGATGAGCATCAGGACATTTTGGGATTGGACAGAAGTGCACCCAAAGTTGAAAAATCTACTGTACATCATAACAGTGGGCTTACTGCTGCAGTAGATCAGTCTAAAAATGAACCTATTAAAAATAGCTGTGGGATTAAAGTTAGTCAAATGACATCCTCATCAAATGACATGATGGTTCAAAATGGAAATCCACCTGCTAAACTTCTAACCGAATCTGCCAAATCGCAGCTTACCGCTAAACCTCAAACCAATACAATAAATCCAGATGAAGAGCAGTTTAAAAATGGAAACTATATGCATAGTTCTGGACTCAATCCAGGTATGAAAGCAACATCATCAGTGGAGACTACTGAAAACAACACTGTAACAACAAATGACCGGATCTCACCAAAAACAAAAGATCTAGAAACCCTAGAAAGTTTGGTTAAAGATGCAGAAGCAGCAATAAGCAAGAATAACACAACAAGCAAAAATGatgttaaacaaaataaaacttctcCAGTAAAGGCTGTGGAAACTACACCTGAAGACAAAATGTTGGTGAGTCAGTCAGAATCAGAAACAAATAAGGAATCACTAAAACAAATGCCATCAGATGATGCAAATGAAAGTCTCCATGAGAAGGAAAATGCAAAGGAACTTCGAGAAAGTGCCAGCCACACATATAAAGAAGACCTACTAAGATCGATAGAAATTGCATGTAAAGAAGAGAATCCTAAGTCCGTGAAAGAGTCTCAAAAAGTGACACCTGAAAACACAATAAGTAATCTCCATAAAGTAGCCAAAGATTCAACAGAATTAAACACTTCCATCCAACATACAGTTACGACAGGGGAGGAAACAACTCAAAAGAATAATACAGACCCGGTTTCCATGCAGAATGTGGATTTCACTAAAAATGAATCACATACCGAAGAGGAGCCTGCAGAAGAACCCATGatattcaatatttttgtgTCAAGCAAAACAGAAAACCCTTCAAATGATGAACCTATGATATTTACCATCTGTGTGTCAAGTACAATTCACAGTGATGAGCAACAAAATCCAGTACAAGAAGAAGATAAAAGTTCTGCTAAAACCGAGATATGTGTGATAAAAGTTGATAGCGTTGAAAAAGATCAAGATGGAAATAAGAGTATTGATCATAGAGATACTGAAGTgtcattaaacataaatacaaaaaaagaaagcATGGTTAGAAACTGTGAGCAACCTGCTCAAACATCTATGGAAAACCAAGATAAACCGAATGAGTCCATGGATAAACACAGTAAACCAACTGAGAAAGGAAATATCAGTACATCTAATGAGAACCTCATGGCGAAATTAGAACTTCCAGACAGAAATCACAGTCATCTCAACAGATCTCTGGCATCAAAAGAGAAAAGCTCAGatgatataaacacacaaatacatgCAGAAGAGTTAAGAAAAACATCAGATCAGCAAGCGTCCCTCAGAGAAACACAACTTTTAAAGAAGAATGACATTGAAATTAAGCAGCAAGCAAACAGTTCAGTAAAAGAGCAAGATTGTGATATCCCTTCAATAACTGTCCTGTCCAAAATGTCTGAAAAGCAACAGATTACAGAAAACGATAAATTGAAGCTGGCTACTTGTTCAAGAAATGACACTCTAATACCAAAAAATGGTGAACAACAAGATCACGACACTGAGAATATTCAAGCAATGAAGCAAAGTAGGAGAACTGGTGATAGTCAGTTAAAGGATAAGAAAGTTGAAGAACAAGtgagaaacacagagaaagtacAAAGATTGAGAAAGACAGAAAACATTACTGGCGATGTGTCTACTAGAAAGTCCCCATTGAAAATTGAAGATGTGTCCTTGACAGCTAAGGAACCTGCAGCCTGTTCAACAAAAACAGCAATGACTGCTGAGGTTTTAAAGACATCTATTTCTAATGCAACTGTGGCAAAGCACACACTCAACACCAAACTGACTGAAACTACAG GTACTGGGCAGACATTGTCTCATGCCACTAAGAAACCTCAAAAGGTAGACAACAAAGACAAAAGTTCAGATGCATTTCTGGTCCAAAATACTATCACAAAAGATCAGAAAACTTACTATGCAAAACAAGATTATTCTACTGGGACCGTGCAAAGACACTCTGTCTCAGCCACAACAAAGCAGAGTGAAAATACAGGTAATGGGCAGACATTGTCTCATACCACTAAGAAAACTCAAAAGGTGGACAGTGAAGACAAAAGCTCAGATGCATTTCTGGTCCAAAATACTATCAGAAAAGATCAGAAAATCGACTATGCAAAACAAGATTATTTTACGGGGACTATGCAAAAACACCCTGTCTTAGCCAAAACCAAGCTGAGTGAAACTACAAGTACTGGGCAGACATTGTCTTATGCCACTAAGAAACCTCAAAGGTTAGACCATGAAGACAAAAGTTCAGATACATTTCTGGTCCAAAATAATACCTCAAAAGATCAGAAAACTGAATATGATAAACAAGATGATTGTACGGGGactgtgcaaagacactctGTTTCAGCCAAAACCAAACAGACTGAAACTACAAGTACTGGGCAGACATTGTCTTATGCCACTAAGAAACCTCAAAAGGTAGACAACGAAGACAAAAGGTCAGATGCATTTCTGGTCCAAAATACTATCACAAAAGATCAGAAAACCGAGTATGCAAATCAAGATTATTGTACGGGGACTGTGCAAAGGCACTCTGTTTCAGCCACAACAAAGCACACTGAAACTACAGGTACTGGGCAGACATTGTCTCATGCCACTAAGAAACCTCAAAAGATGGAGAGTGAAGACAAAAGTTTAGATACATTTTTGGTCCAAAATAATAACTCAAAAGATCAGAAAATCGACTATGCAAAACAAGATTATTGTACGGGGactgtgcaaagacactctGTTTCAGCCAAAACCAAGCAGACTGAAACTACAAGTACTATGCAGGCATTGTCTCATGCCACTAAGAAACCTCAAAAGGTAGACAATGAAGACAAAAGGTCAGATACATTTCTGGTCCAAAATATTATCACAAAAGATCAGAACTTTGAGTATGCAAAACAAGATGATTGTACGGGGactgtgcaaagacactctGTTTCAGCCAAAGATGCACAAGTCCTGCAAAACATCGGAAAGGGAGATTTTGAGGAGAAAAAGGCAAACCCAGACAAGAGTCAAGCTGGATTTAACACACATAATGAAATTACAAACAGGATGAAGATGGTTTCAAAAAATGGGGCTAGCACACATGTTAACAATTATTTGGGTAAAGGGAGTATTATTGGGGAGGATGTGTGTGCTGTTGTAAAACGCGACCAGACTTCTTTTGAAGTTCCAAATATTCACTTAAAGGACATAAGAGTGCCTACAAATGAAGTGTCACCAAAACAAGAACTTATTGAAGAccacagaaagagagaaagtcaGAGGGAAATGAGGAGAGGTGTTGTGACTGAAAATATGGGTAATAAAGACTTTACAAAGCAAAGAAATGTACAAGTAAAGAGCCCTATAGCTCAAAATATATGGATGGATAATATGAAAGAAACAGGTGAAAAGACCCCCAAACAAAAAGATTATTTGGGAAAAGAAATCACACCGCCTAAGAAGGATAGTCTGAAGCGAACGTCACCTCCTTTAAAACAGGAAGCAGTTCAGAAGCAAGAGAGGAAAGCCAGTGATAAAATACAGAAAGAGGACTCGGGTATACTACGTCCAAGTGGACATTTAAACAATGATGGTGATTTGAAGGTTAATGAAAACAGAAGCAGTTTCGGAGAGAAGAAAGAGAGGAATAGTGAAACTATTACAGACCAGCATCAGTCAGGAAGAGGTCTTCTGGAACCAAAAGGAAATGTAAGTTATGCTAGTCAGCAGGACAAAAAGAGTGACGTTATACCATCCAAACCAGAGGCTGCACAGAGGAACAAGAAGGTAGCTAGACCAGAAATATCAGCTTTAGCAGACTACGCTAGACTGAGAGTTATCTCAGTTGAGAATGATACGAAAGAGACTGATATACTACCCAAAATTGACTTTTACTACAGTCATGACCAGTCAGTTAGAGGACTTCCCCAAAACTCACATGGAAATGTGTCTTTCTCAGACACGGGTGGAGAATTTAAAGTAGAGGCTCATTCAGTTGAAAGGCAGAAAGGTCAAAATCCCAAACTATTGCAATTTCTACAAAAGAACAAAGAGACATTTTCACCACAAAATCCCTCCAAATCTGCTCAACCAAAACTTACAGCTAAAGAATCAAACACCAAACCAAGTTTCATGGAAGAAACAAACAGGGAAGTACATCACAAAATTTCCCAGTCCAAAAATCTCCATGATGAAAACCATTTAGCATTGCAAGCTGAAGCTAGAAGTGGTCATTTTAGATCAAGACAAGTGAATCATGAAAAAGCAAGTGAAAATCTTTCTCATTCTGAAAGACAAAAATCCCACCTGCCACTCCAAGCTGTTTCTGCTACAGTAAAAACAGAGCAGAACccaataaatacaatatcacCAGCTAGGGAGGAAACAGAAGAACTACAATATTACACCGTGAATGCTCTTGACAGTGATGTAAAGCTTAAAGAAACACCTAAACCACCTCAAGACACCTCAAGATCTGAACCGCCTTCAAGCCTTGAGAAGATAACCCACAACAAAGATGGTGCTCATAAATTCGAAGAAGATATAAATGAAGACAGCTCTTTTTTGCAGAGTCTGTCGGAATATGGTAAAGTTCAAACAACAGGACCACGATCAAACTCTTCTTCTCCAGCTATGGGAAAACCCACTATGTTCAAAGTGAAGGACAATACCATCAGAACTTCATCTGTGACCAAAACGGTCAAGCCATGCTTTCACAGGTCCTTCTCGGATGATTTCAGTATGGGCTCTCCAATGGAACACCTTAGTGGTTCCGAAAAAGGAGACGAGGAACATATTCAACCTGTTAACTCTCCGATCATACATGAACCAGCCACTGCCTCCCAATGGCTATCTAAATCAAGAGAGACAAGACTCCAAAGCATTTTGCCCTCAGCAGAATTCGCAGCAAAACAACTAAAGAGCCACCAGAGAAGCCAAAATCTGGATGAGGAAGATATTCGatgtgtgatgtcagaagaTGTAGTTAATGTAAGGGCGCCCTACTCACCCAAGATTTTTAGAGAAATTCACAGAAACACCTACCAAAGGCCTGCCTCAGCATGCTATGAAAGACCAGAGTCATCCTGTTACGAAAGGCCAGAGTCAGCTTGCAGCGACATCAGACCACTGGGTAAGCCGCCATCCGTGCCACCTAAAACAGAAAAAGGCCTTCGACGAGCGCAAAGGCTTACTACAAGACGTATGAAAAAAGCAGAGAACAAGACAACACCTGAAAATCAAGAACAGTTGGCGCCCGAACCTATCAGAAATGTCTCCACTGTCCCCTCATCGTCATCACTGTCAACACATCTACCGGTACAAGCCACGCCCCATCTTTCCCACTATAGCCCCGAGTCAAATTTTACAACACCTATGCACGGTATGGTGGCTCAACCTTTCACTATGACGCAAAGAAAGCTTTTGCAAGATCCAAACTCAGGGCAGTTCTTTATGGTGGACGTGCCGTTAGCGGTTAAGACAAAGACATTTTATGACCCAGAGACAGGGAAATACGTTCAGCTCAATATCCGCCCAAGGTCCCAGAGCGCCCACTCGCACCCAACACCCGTAGAGGTGTTGAACGGTCCGTACATGTTGTATCCTGGATTTCTGCCAGTGCCTGCCCCTTCATTACCATCAATAAGGCCGTCATCCCAGCTGTCAGCACCAGCTACAGTAACCGATGACCAGCTTGACCCAGGTACTGATGTATGGAAACAGACTCAGCAAAAATACAGCATAAATTCAAGGGGACACCCTGAATCTGCATACAGGTCTTATGAGCACATTCGTGATCCATCTTTGAATGCGCAAAACAACTTCGGCGGTAGCGAAAGACGCACCGATATTATAACTATGAGTGAATTAGAAGACTTTGCAATGGAGAGCGCGTGA